From Nicotiana tabacum cultivar K326 chromosome 20, ASM71507v2, whole genome shotgun sequence, one genomic window encodes:
- the LOC107817355 gene encoding O-fucosyltransferase 16, which yields MAIPRRRNQHHSRARRFIIPIIYAASTFLLVIFLFILILAPSPNDDNHLRRSRRHDDLSLGSKGSGNEIGVSPFRVEISGGVNNRDLWSSRNSKFFYGCSNASSKFAKAQAITRPNRFLLIVTSGGLNQQRTGITDAVVAARILNATLVVPKLDKTSFWKDSSDFSDIFDVDRFIKHLTTDVSILKDLPLRRGQIWTPYRMRVPRKCNERCYINRVLPVLMKKHAVQISKFDYRLANKLDTDLQKLRCRVNYHALKFSDPILEMGEKLIQRMRRSSKHYIALHLRFEPDMLAFSGCYYGGGDKERTELGKIRRRWKTLHNSNPDRARRQGRCPLTPEEVGLMLRALGYGKDVHIYVASGEVYGGEETLAPLKALFPNFYSKDTIASKEELEPFSAFSSRMAALDFIVCDESDVFVTNNNGNMAKILAGRRRYFGHKPTIRPNAKKLYRVFLNKNNMTWEEFAAKVHTFQRGFLGEPKEVRPGRGEFHENPSACICEDSEAESKMDWGRKKIGKGNLAKKKDSDDAKKDVEAVHDENIDYEPEMSDPEDEDDVDSPPGEVSLSRSQVEALSNETSTDYDPFTSEETELDELLSD from the exons ATGGCGATCCCACGGCGGCGCAACCAGCATCACAGCCGTGCGCGGCGGTTTATAATCCCCATCATTTACGCTGCTTCCACCTTTCTCCTCGTCATATTCCTCTTCATCTTAATCCTCGCGCCGTCTCCTAATGATGATAATCACCTCCGCCGCTCCCGTCGTCATGATGATCTTTCCTTG GGAAGCAAAGGTAGTGGTAATGAGATTGGAGTTTCTCCATTTCGTGTTGAG ATCAGTGGAGGAGTTAATAATCGTGATCTCTGGAGTTCGAGAAATTCGAAGTTCTTCTATGGATGCAGTAATGCCAGCAGTAAATTTGCAA AAGCCCAAGCCATCACACGTCCAAATCGATTCTTGTTGATTGTGACCAGTGGAGGTCTTAACCAACAAAGAACTGGG ATAACTGATGCCGTTGTTGCTGCTCGCATTTTAAATGCTACTCTTGTTGTTCCAAAGTTGGACAAGACGTCTTTCTGGAAAGATTCTAG TGATTTCTCTGACATATTTGATGTTGATCGGTTTATAAAACATCTAACAACAGATGTTTCAATTTTAAAAGACCTTCCGCTTAGAAGAGGACAGATATGGACGCCATATAGAATGCGTGTTCCTAGAAAGTGCAATGAGAGATGCTATATAAATCGTGTATTGCCTGTACTCATGAAAAAACAT GCTGTACAGATCAGCAAGTTTGACTATCGACTTGCAAATAAGCTGGATACAGATTTGCAAAAGCTTAGATGCAGAGTCAATTATCATGCCCTGAAGTTTTCTGACCCTATCCTCGAAATGGGTGAGAAATTGATCCAGCGTATGAGGCGGAGTAGCAAGCATTATATTGCCCTTCACCTAAG GTTTGAACCTGATATGCTTGCGTTCTCGGGATGCTACTATGGTGGAGGGGATAAGGAGAGGACTGAACTGGGAAAGATACGGCGGAGGTGGAAAACTTTACAT AACAGCAATCCGGATAGGGCAAGGAGGCAAGGAAGATGCCCTCTAACTCCTGAAGAAGTTGGCTTGATGCTAAGAGCACTTGGATATGGGAAAGATGTTCATATTTATGTAGCATCTGGTGAAGTATATGGAGGTGAAGAGACGTTGGCTCCGTTAAAGGCCCTGTTTCCAAACTTCTACTCCAAGGACACTATTGCCAGCAAGGAAGAGTTGGAACCATTTTCTGCATTTTCTTCTAGAATGGCTGCTCTTGACTTCATAGTTTGTGATGAAAGTGATGTATTTGTCACCAATAACAATGGAAACATGGCAAAAATTTTGGCAGGACGAAG GAGATATTTTGGTCATAAGCCTACCATTCGACCAAATGCTAAGAAACTATATCGTGTGTTCTTAAACAAAAATAACATGACATGGGAGGAATTCGCAGCTAAAGTTCATACATTTCAAAGAGGATTCCTGGGGGAGCCCAAGGAGGTGAGGCCAGGGAGGGGTGAGTTTCATGAAAATCCATCAGCGTGTATATGTGAGGATTCTGAGGCTGAATCAAAAATGGACTGGGGTCGTAAAAAAATTGGTAAAGGCAATCTAGCTAAGAAAAAAGACAGTGATGATGCGAAGAAAGATGTTGAGGCAGTTCACGATGAAAATATAGACTATGAGCCAGAAATGTCTGATCCCGAGGATGAAGATGATGTGGATAGCCCTCCAGGTGAAGTTTCACTTAGTAGATCCCAAGTTGAAGCTTTGTCCAATGAAACAAGTACTGATTATGACCCTTTCACGTCTGAGGAAACTGAATTGGATGAGTTGCTTTCAGATTGA